TCACGCAGATCCAGTTCGACTTCGGCGCCGTGCGCCTCCTTGCCGGAGAGTGCGAACGCATCGGCATTCGACGTCCGCTCATCGTGACGGATGCGGGTATTCGCGCTGCGGGCCTGCTCGACAAGATCGTGGATGCGCTCGGTCCCACGTTCGACGCGCCGGTGTTCGACGCGACGCCGCCGAATCCCAACGAAGCCGCCGTGCGCGCGGCGGTCGAGCTGTATCGCGCGAACGGGTGCGATGGCGTGATCGCGGCGGGCGGCGGCTCGTCGATCGATCTGGCGAAGGGCGTCGCGGTCTGCGCGACGCATGAAGGACCCCTGCAGAGCTTCGCAGTGATCGAGGGCGGGCTCGCGCGCATCACGGCGGCGACCGCGCCGGTCATTGCGATTCCGACGACGGCGGGAACCGGCAGCGAAGTCGGTCGCGGCGCGATTCTGATTCTGGACGACGGCCGCAAGGTCGGCGTGATCTCGCCGCATGTGGTGCCGAAAGTCGCCATCTGCGATCCCGAGCTGACGCTCGGCCTGCCGCCGATGCTCACCGCCGCGACCGGCATGGACGCCATCGCGCATTGCCTCGAAACGTTCATGGCGCCGGCGTTCAACGCGCCCGCCGACGGCATCGCGCTCGACGGTCTGTGGCGCGCGTGGCGATAC
This sequence is a window from Caballeronia sp. M1242. Protein-coding genes within it:
- a CDS encoding iron-containing alcohol dehydrogenase gives rise to the protein MPLINYITQIQFDFGAVRLLAGECERIGIRRPLIVTDAGIRAAGLLDKIVDALGPTFDAPVFDATPPNPNEAAVRAAVELYRANGCDGVIAAGGGSSIDLAKGVAVCATHEGPLQSFAVIEGGLARITAATAPVIAIPTTAGTGSEVGRGAILILDDGRKVGVISPHVVPKVAICDPELTLGLPPMLTAATGMDAIAHCLETFMAPAFNAPADGIALDGLWRAWRYIERATRDGSDRAARWNMMSASMQGALAFQKGLGCVHSLSHSLGGINPKLHHGTLNAIFLPAVIAFNRSAPSMQEEGKLDRIAQAMGLSSGDEVGDAIRAMTATLGLPRGLAELGVTRDVFPRIIAGAMKDHSHKTNPREATSDDYAAMLEASM